A genomic window from Candidatus Cloacimonadota bacterium includes:
- the gdhA gene encoding NADP-specific glutamate dehydrogenase, with protein sequence MDKKSFVAKVAANNPAQPEFLQAVEEVVESVWDIYESNPRFKEAKILERMVEPERVIMFRVPWTNDLGEVQVNRGYRIEFNSAIGPYKGGLRFHPSVTLSILKFLGFEQVFKNSLTTLPMGGGKGGSDFDPKGKTDNEIMHFCQSFMSELFRHIGPNTDVPAGDIGVGGREIGYLFGMYKKLRNEFTGVLTGKGLNWGGSLIRPEATGFGCVYFAEEMLKTVGESFEGKTVTVSGFGNVAWGAIQKVNDLGGKVVTLSGPDGYIYDEEGIAGEKVDFLLEMRASNRDMVQDYADEFDVPFYPGKRPWEVKCEVALPCATQNELDEVDAKNLLDNGCICVSEGANMPSTPKAIELFLAAKILYAPGKAANAGGVATSGLEMSQNSLRFGWSREEVDEKLHRIMKDIHEQCVQYGKQGDHVDYVKGANIAGFMKVAEAMLDQGVV encoded by the coding sequence ATGGATAAGAAATCCTTTGTGGCAAAAGTAGCAGCGAACAATCCGGCACAACCGGAATTCCTGCAGGCAGTAGAAGAAGTTGTAGAATCTGTTTGGGATATTTACGAATCAAATCCCCGCTTCAAAGAAGCCAAAATCCTGGAAAGAATGGTTGAACCGGAAAGAGTAATTATGTTCCGCGTTCCCTGGACGAATGATCTGGGTGAAGTTCAAGTAAATCGCGGTTATCGTATTGAATTCAACAGTGCTATCGGTCCTTACAAAGGTGGATTGCGCTTTCACCCGAGTGTTACTCTAAGTATTCTTAAATTTCTCGGGTTTGAACAAGTATTCAAAAACAGCCTGACAACACTGCCGATGGGCGGTGGAAAAGGTGGATCGGATTTTGATCCTAAAGGTAAAACAGATAACGAAATTATGCATTTCTGTCAGAGTTTTATGAGCGAGCTTTTCCGTCATATCGGGCCAAACACAGACGTTCCAGCCGGTGATATCGGTGTTGGTGGTCGTGAAATTGGCTATTTATTTGGAATGTACAAAAAACTTCGCAATGAATTTACAGGCGTTCTTACAGGTAAAGGTTTGAATTGGGGTGGAAGCCTTATTCGACCAGAAGCTACTGGTTTTGGCTGTGTTTATTTTGCAGAAGAAATGCTGAAAACAGTAGGTGAATCTTTCGAAGGCAAAACAGTTACAGTTTCCGGTTTTGGAAACGTAGCCTGGGGAGCAATTCAAAAGGTTAACGACCTGGGTGGAAAAGTTGTAACACTTTCCGGACCTGATGGTTACATCTACGATGAAGAAGGAATTGCCGGCGAAAAAGTTGATTTCCTACTGGAAATGAGAGCTTCCAACCGAGATATGGTGCAAGATTATGCCGATGAATTTGATGTTCCTTTCTATCCTGGTAAGCGTCCGTGGGAAGTAAAATGTGAAGTTGCTCTACCATGTGCTACTCAGAACGAACTGGACGAAGTTGATGCAAAAAACCTTCTGGATAATGGTTGTATCTGTGTTTCCGAAGGTGCGAACATGCCTTCCACTCCAAAAGCTATCGAACTTTTCCTGGCTGCTAAGATTCTTTATGCTCCTGGAAAAGCTGCCAATGCTGGCGGCGTAGCTACTTCCGGCTTGGAAATGAGTCAGAATAGTTTGCGTTTTGGCTGGAGCAGGGAAGAGGTTGATGAAAAGCTGCATCGCATTATGAAAGATATTCATGAACAGTGCGTGCAATACGGTAAGCAAGGCGATCATGTTGATTATGTGAAAGGTGCCAATATTGCAGGCTTCATGAAAGTAGCAGAAGCAATGTTAGATCAGGGCGTTGTTTAA